A DNA window from Engystomops pustulosus chromosome 6, aEngPut4.maternal, whole genome shotgun sequence contains the following coding sequences:
- the LOC140065107 gene encoding E3 ubiquitin/ISG15 ligase TRIM25-like, producing MASAELKDELTCSICLNLYTNPVTLKCGHNFCGECIERFLDTQKGCVAYSCPQCRAEFPERPVLQKNTTLRNIAEHFQSREEEEESEVFCTYCVHTSVVASKTCLWCEASLCDTHLTVHSTAPEHALVQPTKSFRNSKCSHHKKVLMYYCLEDAECLCVSCCLGEKHRGHQVELLNEASKKEQEKLRTIQGNIIKEKEEIEKKVCNLQEHLRQIPEKEAGIMEKVGVQFRDLRMKLENLENQVLNEISKKKEQVSLSVSDLIQQQEMKKDDLSRKISNLDQLCQVKDPLLCLQANKNEIYTVGDSNTNVNEVKEDLDEDPIIQALHRNMVSIMSGLQRGYYVQEASGILLDVKTAANNVHVSDDLRTASATTVKQDRPHTPERFPDSIVLSMMGFSERRLYWDVEVSTVGAWRVGMTYPSISRQGLQSYIGNNQQSWSLRSNNKFYSVKHNGKEIQLNIRPSCYKVRIYLDYSAGQMSFYELGISMRHLYTYSATFTEPLYPVITVLDNAWVRVLN from the coding sequence ATGGCTTCTGCTGAGCTGAAAGATGAGCTGACCTGTTCCATCTGTCTGAACCTCTACACCAACCCCGTAACTCTGAAATGTGGACACAATTTTTGCGGTGAGTGTATTGAGAGGTTTCTGGATACACAGAAGGGATGTGTAGCTTATAGCTGCCCCCAGTGCCGAGCAGAGTTTCCGGAGCGTCCCGTCCTGCAGAAAAACACCACCTTACGTAACATAGCCGAGCATTTCCAATCTCGGGAAGAAGAGGAAGAGTCGGAGGTATTCTGCACGTACTGTGTCCACACATCTGTGGTGGCCTCTAAGACTTGTCTGTGGTGTGAAGCTTCTCTGTGTGACACACACCTGACAGTACACAGCACGGCTCCAGAACATGCATTAGTCCAACCAACAAAGTCCTTCAGGAATAGTAAATGCTCTCACCACAAGAAGGTCCTCATGTATTACTGCCTTGAAGATGCCGAGTGTTTGTGTGTTTCCTGCTGTCTGGGTGAGAAGCACAGAGGACACCAAGTGGAATTACTGAATGAAGCCTCCAAAAAGGAGCAGGAAAAACTAAGGACTATTCAAGGCAATATCatcaaagaaaaggaagaaatTGAAAAGAAAGTCTGCAATCTCCAGGAACATCTCAGACAAATCCCCGAAAAAGAAGCTGGTATCATGGAGAAGGTCGGTGTCCAGTTCCGAGATCTCAGGATGAAGCTGGAGAACTTGGAGAATCAGGTTCTCAATGAGATTTCCAAGAAAAAAGAGCAGGTGTCACTGTCAGTCTCTGATCTGATTCAGCAGCAGGAGATGAAAAAGGACGATCTGTCCAGGAAAATATCCAACCTGGATCAGCTCTGTCAGGTGAAGGACCCTTTGCTTTGCTTACAggcgaacaaaaatgaaatatatacagtgggggatagTAATACAAATGTGAATGAGGTTAAAGAAGATCTGGATGAAGATCCGATCATCCAAGCCCTTCACCGTAATATGGTGAGCATAATGTCAGGCCTTCAGAGAGGctactatgtgcaggaggcttCTGGAATATTACTGGATGTGAAGACGGCCGCTAATAATGTCCATGTCTCAGATGACCTGAGAACTGCCTCCGCAACAACAGTCAAGCAGGATCGTCCTCACACACCTGAGAGATTTCCTGATTCCATAGTTCTCAGCATGATGGGCTTTTCTGAAAGAAGACTCTACTGGGACGTAGAAGTTAGTACAGTGGGAGCCTGGAGAGTCGGTATGACCTATCCAAGTATAAGCAGACAAGGACTACAATCCTACATTGGAAATAATCAACAGTCCTGGAGTCTACGCAGCAATAATAAGTTTTATTCAGTAAAACATAACGGTAAGGAAATCCAATTGAACATCCGACCATCCTGCTATAAAGTGAGGATATATCTGGATTATTCTGCTGGGCAGATGTCTTTCTATGAACTGGGAATCTCAATGAGACATTTATATACCTACAGTGCCACCTTCACGGAGCCTCTATACCCAGTGATCACTGTATTGGATAATGCTTGGGTGAGAGTCCTAAACTAG